TTGTTACTATGTATGGTTTTGCTCAAGCATAAAAATTTTGCCCCAATATAACCATTTCTTATTAATATTATGAACAAGAAAGCATCGTGTTGGTGGTAAATGAAAAATTCTTGCGCCAGATTTATTATAAAACTCAAAAATTTGACCAGCCATATTTTCAAGTTTTATTAACGAGCTTTTGTGTTTTTTAAGGTTTAAAATAACTTCTGGAAAACCTTGTTCCGTAGTAATTTGTAAGATGTCATTTAATTCAATATAACTGCCCATAAATTTATTAAAATTATATAATTTTCAAGAATTAACTTTCCTAATTAGAAAGTTAATTTATAATTTAAAATTTCTTAACTTTTCTTTAATTCAAAATTTATAATTTAAAATTTATAATTTCTTAACTGGTTTTTCTGTTTTTAAAAACAGCCAAGGGGGTTTTGAATAAAATTTTTAAATCCAATAACAAAGACCAATTTTCAATGTAATAAGTATCAAGTCGCACTTCTTCTTCAAAATCCAAATCAGAACGACCACTAACTTGCGACATTCCAGTCATACCCGGCTTAATATCTAAAAGTCTTTTATGATGTTTTTGATATTTTTCAACCTCTTCAATTTCATGAGGACGCGGACCAACTAAACTCATTTTCCCTATAAAAACAAGAAAAAGTTCAGCCAATTCATCAACGCTTAATTTACGAATAAATTTTCCTACTTTTGTAACTCTGGGATCGTTTTCAAATTTTATCATTGGGCCATCATTTCTGATATTTTTTTCCAACCATTCTTTTGTGTATCTTAAGTCATGTGCTTTATCAATCATTGATCTAAATTTAAAATAAGTAAAAGGTTGTCCTTTTTGTCCTACTCGTTTATATTTAAAAAATATTGGACCTTTTGAATCTATTTTAATAGCAATGGCTGTTAAAGCCATTGGAAAAGAAAAAATAACAATAAGAATAAAACTACCAATAATATCAAAAATTCTTTTTATAATTCTTCCCCAACCGTCTAATGTTGTTTTTTTAATTTCTATAATTGGAATTCCAGCGATAGTATCAATTTCAATGTTTGAAGTTTGAGCATTAAAAAGATCGGCTGCATATTTAAAAATAAGATGATGTTCTTTGCAAAATTCCATTATTTGTTGGTTTATTTCTTTGGATAAATTTGTGTCAGCTTGAATAATTTCATCTACATTTAAAGATTCTTTTATTTTTAATAATTGATTTTCTAAATCGTTTTGATTGATATTTTTTATTCGGTCAACGATTTTATAACCCAATGTTGGTTTTTTATATAATTCAGAAGCAATGTTTTCCGCTTCTCTTTTTTCGCCAATAATTATTATTCGATGAATTCCATAATTAAATTTGTAAAGACATTTTTGTAAAAATCGAATTAATAAACGGCCAATAAAAATATAAAAAATGCTTAATATCCAAATAGAAAGAACAAGAAAACGAGAGGCAAATAATTCTTTGTAGAAAAAAATATAGATAATAATAATAATCATTCCTATTGAAACGGCGCTAAAAATTTTCAAAAATTCATCCGAAATTTTTCTTCGAATATTATATATATTATAAAGTTTTCCTAAAGCAAAAACAATGACCCAAATAAGAGCCAAAATAAACATTAATCCCAAATATACTTTATATGTCCAAATGGATGTAGCTGGATAAATATCTTTTAAAAAGGTCTCGAATCTTAAAAAATAGGCTGTTGTTCCAGCCAATAGAATCATTAAAAAATCAATTGGGATTAAAATTACAGCAAAAAAAAGTTCAATTTTTTTCATAAAAAAATTAAAGAAATTATAACATTCATTTATAATTTAAAATTCCCCAGCCCGACCTCATATTAAATAGTTTACTAATAATTATTGCTGTATCTGTTAAATAATTTAAATCAACAAACTTTAGTAAATGAAAGGCGGGGTGGGCAAAATTTAAAATTTTATTAAGTAAGCCTATAAGCCGAATTCTGTTCCCCAAAAAATTTCGGAGTGATGATCATCTATCTAGCTCCGATGTTGCCATCGGAATCAAGCGGGCTACCAAATTTGCCCTTGCATCCAAGTAAGGATTTAGCCGTTTCACCCTCTGATTTTGTTTAGAAAAATTTCTAAATTTATTTCAAAGGCTCATCCTATTTTTTATAAAATAGAATGTCTTGATTTTTTCAAATCAAAACGTCTCTGCTCGCACCTCTAGTCTCACGACCGACAGGCGTTACCTGCTACTCTTTTAATCTTCTTCTTTTTAAAAAAGAGAAAAGAAAAGAATGTTCGGACTTTCCTCTCCATATTTTTAAAGATACAGAGCGATCATCCAGCTTACTTAAGTATTAAGTATACAAAAAAATAATAAAAAGTAAATAAAATAATTAATATGTCGGAAGTTCAACTCCCAGCATTGTTTTTTACTCCTAACTTTTATAGTTTCTTTAAAATAGATTATTTATCTTATTTTTAAAAAGAGTATAATAAAAAAATTATGACTCAAGAAGAAGCGTTTGATATATTAAAACTGGGACACAATGTTTTTCTTACTGGTCCGGCTGGTAGCGGGAAAACTTTTTTGTTAAACAAATATATTAATTATTTAAAAAAAAATCACAAAGCAGTGGCAATCACCGCCTCCACTGGAATTGCCGCAACTCATATGGGAGGAATTACCATTCACTCATGGTCAGGCATGGGTATTAAAGAAAATCTTACAACAAAAGATCTTCAAATGCTTTTAAAAAAACCTTATCTAAAAAAAAGATTTAAAAATGTTGGCGTATTAATTATTGACGAAATATCAATGCTTCATAGTTATCAATTTGATTTAATTCACCATATTTGTCAGGCATTCAAAAATAATCCAGAGCCTTTTGCAGGCATACAAATTATATGTTCTGGCGATTTTTTTCAATTACCCCCAATTCAAAAAAAAGAAAAACCCAAATTTGTTTTTGATTCAGAAATTTGGGAAAATATGGATATAAAAATATGTTATTTAGAAGAACAACATCGTCAAGGAAAAGGCGACTTGCTTACTTTGTTAAATCATATTCGAAAAAATGAAATTTATGAATCTAAAAAAATATTAGCCAATAGAAACAATAAAGAAAAATTTTTTTCTACTGCTATCACCAAACTTTATACACACAATATAGATGTTGATGCCATTAATACTTTTGAATTAGCCAAAATAAATGAAAAAGAAATTATCTATTATATGGAAGCAAGGGGGAATAAAGATGTTATTGACGCGCTTAAAAAAGGATGTTTAGCGCCTGAAAAATTAATACTTAAAAAAGGAGCAAAAGTGATGTTTGTAAAAAATAATTTTGATAAGGGTTATGTAAATGGCACATTGGGTCATGTTATTAAATTTGACGCAGATGGTTTGCCTGTTATACAAATTGCGAACGGCGAACATATTATGGTTGAAAATACAAAATGGACAATTGAAGAAAATGAATTTATTATCGCCGAGATTAACCAATTACCTATTCGTCTGGCTTGGGCAATTACTATACACAAAAGTCAGGGTATGAATCTTGATTCGGCCGAAATTGATCTTTCAAAATCCTTTATTAAAGGAATGGGTTATGTGGCGCTTTCTCGATTACATTCGCTTGCTGGGTTGAAATTAATAGGAATAAATGAATTGGCTTTGATGGTTGATTCAAAAATTTTAGAAAAAGATAAAATATTAGAACAAAGGTCACAGGAATTAGTTAAAGATTTAAGAGAAATGAAAATATGGGAAAAAGAAAAAAAGCAAAAACAATTTTTAAATTCTTTGACAAGTGTTGAACAAAATAAAATAT
This sequence is a window from Candidatus Kuenenbacteria bacterium HGW-Kuenenbacteria-1. Protein-coding genes within it:
- a CDS encoding helicase, coding for MTQEEAFDILKLGHNVFLTGPAGSGKTFLLNKYINYLKKNHKAVAITASTGIAATHMGGITIHSWSGMGIKENLTTKDLQMLLKKPYLKKRFKNVGVLIIDEISMLHSYQFDLIHHICQAFKNNPEPFAGIQIICSGDFFQLPPIQKKEKPKFVFDSEIWENMDIKICYLEEQHRQGKGDLLTLLNHIRKNEIYESKKILANRNNKEKFFSTAITKLYTHNIDVDAINTFELAKINEKEIIYYMEARGNKDVIDALKKGCLAPEKLILKKGAKVMFVKNNFDKGYVNGTLGHVIKFDADGLPVIQIANGEHIMVENTKWTIEENEFIIAEINQLPIRLAWAITIHKSQGMNLDSAEIDLSKSFIKGMGYVALSRLHSLAGLKLIGINELALMVDSKILEKDKILEQRSQELVKDLREMKIWEKEKKQKQFLNSLTSVEQNKIYFSQKKDKESTFEKTKKLVYQKFLIKEIAKHRGLTEDTIISHLEKMVSQKEKINLEYLRPPKERFEKIKIAFQQTDDFKLSLVKEILGNDFSYSEIKLVRLFLFF